TCACTGTGCTGGTGTTAGTGCTGGATCAGGTCAGCAAGGCGTTCTTCCAGGCTGAGCTGACCATGTACCAGCAGATCGTGGTGATTCCCGATCTGTTCAGCTGGACCCTGGCGTACAACACCGGCGCAGCGTTCAGCTTCCTCGCCGACAGCTCGGGCTGGCAGCGCTGGCTGTTCGCCCTGATCGCCATCGTGGTCAGCGTGGTGCTGGTGGTCTGGCTCAAGCGCCTCAAGCGTGGCGAGACCTGGCTGGCCATCGCGCTTGCGCTGGTGCTCGGCGGTGCGCTGGGTAATCTCTATGACCGCATGGTGCTAGGCCACGTAGTCGACTTCATTCTGGTGCACTGGCAGAACAGTTGGTATTTCCCGGCGTTCAACCTGGCCGACAGCGCCATTACCGTTGGCGCCGTCATGTTGGCGCTGGACATGTTCAAATCGAAGAAATCCGGAGAGACCGCTCATGGCTGAGTCTTCTGAAAACATTCAGCGCATTGGTGCGGACAGCCAGGTCACCCTGCATTTCGCTCTCAAGCTGGAGGACGGCAACGTCGTCGACAGTACCTTCGACAAGCAGCCCGCCACCTTCAAGGTCGGTGACGGCAACCTGCTGCCGGGCTTCGAGCAGGCACTGTTCGGTCTCAAGGCCGGTGACAAACGCACCCTGACCATCGAGCCGGAGAATGGCTTCGGCCAGCCGAACCCGGCCAACGTGCAGGTGATGCTGCGCGACCAGTTCCAGGACATGGAGCTGGCCGAAGGATTGTTGGTGATCTTCAACGATGCCGCCAAGACCGAGCTGCCCGGCGTGGTCAAGGAATTTGACGACCAGCACGTCACCATCGATTTCAATCATCCGCTGGCCGGCAAAACCCTGGCCTTTGAAGTCGATATCATCGACGTACAATCAGCCTGACCGGCTGCGCGTCGGCCATACCTCGTTCGAAGGACTCGGGAAGTTGGGGCAAACTCCGCATTTCCCGGGTCTTTGCGCATGGGCTGGCCTGGCTTTGGCTCGCGCAGCCAGTACTCCCGATCAAGCTTCCGGGACGCCCACGTCCATCCGAGGCCACCATGCAAATCAAACTCGCCAACCCCCGCGGCTTCTGCGCCGGTGTCGACCGGGCTATCGAGATCGTCAATCGCGCCCTCGATGTCTTTGGCCCGCCGATCTACGTACGCCATGAGGTGGTGCACAACAAGTTCGTCGTGGAGAACCTCCGCAATCGTGGCGCCGTCTTCGTCGAGGAGCTCGACCAGGTGCCGGATGACACCATCGTCATCTTCAGCGCCCACGGCGTGTCCCAGGCCGTGCGCAAGGAAGCGGAGAATCGTGGGCTGAAGGTCTTCGATGCGACCTGCCCGCTGGTGACCAAGGTGCACATGGAAGTCGTGCGTTATAGTCGCGACGGCCACGAATGTATCCTGATCGGCCATGAAGGCCATCCTGAAGTGGAAGGCACGATGGGCCAGTACGACGCCTCCAACGGTGGCGACATCTATCTGGTCGAGGACGAGGATGATGTGGCGGCGCTGGTGGTGCGCAACCCTGCTGAGCTGCACTTCGTCACCCAGACTACCCTGTCGATGGACGACACCTCCAAGGTGATCGATGCTCTGCGCGCCAAGTTCCCCGAGATCCAGGGGCCGCGCAAGAACGACATCTGCTACGCAACGCAGAACCGCCAGGACGCGGTGAAGGAGCTCGCCGACCAGTGCGACCTGGTGCTGGTAGTCGGCAGCCCGAACAGCTCCAACTCCAACCGCTTGCGCGAGCTGGCCGAGCGCATGGGGACTCCCGGCTACCTGATCGATGGTGCCGAAGACCTGAAGAAGGAGTGGTTCGATGGCGTGCAGCGAGTGGGCATCACCGCGGGCGCCTCTGCGCCGGAAGTGCTGGTGCGCGGTGTGATCCAGCAGCTGCGTGACTGGGGGGCGGAGCCGGAACTTGAGCTGGATGGGCGGGAGGAGAACATCACCTTCTCGATGCCCAAGGAGCTGCGAGTGAAGGCGCTGTGAGCCGAGCCTGAAAATGAAAAGCCCGATCAGTCGATCGGGCTTTTTCGTTTACTTCCAGCAGTTCATGACGGTCGCCGCCACCGTGCCGCCGGCGGCGCCCCGCGTGCCGGCCTGGTCCAGAGTCAGGCTGCCGCACTGGG
The Pseudomonas triclosanedens DNA segment above includes these coding regions:
- the lspA gene encoding signal peptidase II, giving the protein MPNADRFGRLPWLWITVLVLVLDQVSKAFFQAELTMYQQIVVIPDLFSWTLAYNTGAAFSFLADSSGWQRWLFALIAIVVSVVLVVWLKRLKRGETWLAIALALVLGGALGNLYDRMVLGHVVDFILVHWQNSWYFPAFNLADSAITVGAVMLALDMFKSKKSGETAHG
- the ispH gene encoding 4-hydroxy-3-methylbut-2-enyl diphosphate reductase produces the protein MQIKLANPRGFCAGVDRAIEIVNRALDVFGPPIYVRHEVVHNKFVVENLRNRGAVFVEELDQVPDDTIVIFSAHGVSQAVRKEAENRGLKVFDATCPLVTKVHMEVVRYSRDGHECILIGHEGHPEVEGTMGQYDASNGGDIYLVEDEDDVAALVVRNPAELHFVTQTTLSMDDTSKVIDALRAKFPEIQGPRKNDICYATQNRQDAVKELADQCDLVLVVGSPNSSNSNRLRELAERMGTPGYLIDGAEDLKKEWFDGVQRVGITAGASAPEVLVRGVIQQLRDWGAEPELELDGREENITFSMPKELRVKAL
- the fkpB gene encoding FKBP-type peptidyl-prolyl cis-trans isomerase, with amino-acid sequence MAESSENIQRIGADSQVTLHFALKLEDGNVVDSTFDKQPATFKVGDGNLLPGFEQALFGLKAGDKRTLTIEPENGFGQPNPANVQVMLRDQFQDMELAEGLLVIFNDAAKTELPGVVKEFDDQHVTIDFNHPLAGKTLAFEVDIIDVQSA